The stretch of DNA CGTATTCAGCCTGCCCGTGATTACACCTATGGACTCCCTTGCATAGCCCATGGTACGGCTTGCCTGACTGAGGTTCTGGAGAAAATAGTTTTGTATGGTATTATCCATTTTGAGAAGTCTCCGCTTGGATCACTGGGTTTTTGGAACAGATTTCTTTTATCTCAGCAATTTCTTTTTTCATCGTGTACACATCCATATAGAGGGCTTCCATAGATGTTTCCGATGGAAAGCCGAGGTATCTGCCAGCTTCATGGCTGATTTCTTTGAGGGTAGTTTTGAGGTGCCCCAGGGTGGTGATTACATTGGCCAGCGCCCGGGTGTAATGGCCCGAATGAAACTGTTCATGATAGGCCTTCTCCAGATCGCCTACAGTTTTTTCATATACCTTGGATAATTGTTGAAAATTGCCTTCCTGAATGAGTTCCAGAATATCCTTGCCTGCCTGCTGAAGTGTTTTTTCTACGGGAATCCCCATATAATACAGAAACTCAAGCAGGTTAACCTGAAAGGCAGCCATGCGATCCAGAACCGTATCCATTCGTTCCTGATGTTCCCGAATCAGTCCCAGCCTCGGGATTCGAAAAGGGTCCATCAGCAGTGTTTTGCTGAGGTTGCGGATGGCATTGAATCCTTGGGTGTCTATTCCATGAAAACCTTGGCTTTTCATGGAAAGAAAGAGAGCATCCATTTCCTTGCTTGTTTTTTCGTAGAACGTGAGTGCCGTAAGATCATTTGTTTTCCACATTTCTCCAAAGCCGATGATCTGCTCCCGCATGGCATCCATGAACTCGAAGGGGAGTTTTGCGTCCGGAAAGGAAAAGGGGAAAAATGATGAAAAATCAGCTCGATGTTGCCCTGTCATTGTGATCACCTGAATAAAGGGTTGTGGGTTGCTTTAATAAACTGTCTGTTCTGTTTGTTGCTTGATTGTCTCTTAGGGTGGCAGAACCGAAAGGGGTTCTGTCAGCCGATAATCCAAACGGCCTGCTGTTTCGCCATTTCAATCAGTTTTTCGCCGACTCTTCCGATAAAGAAGTCCTGAACCCTGGAAATCCCTCTGCGGCCAACAAAAATAGTTCCCCACTTTTCTTTTTCGGCCGTATCCAGAAGACCAAGAGAGCGGCTCATATATCCTTCAATTATGGCGGTATCGATATTTTTAGCATGGACTCCCCGTTCTTTCAGTATCTGAACTGCTTTGTCCAGTGCGGGGTTCATTTTGTTTTTGTGTATACGGCTCTGGTCAGTAAAAAGTAACTCCGCAGGATCCATGCTGGCTGGGTAGGGATAGAAATTGCCACTAATGGGATTGATGGAGCGTGCGACGTGGCGGAGATGGATTTGCTTATCTGTTCCGGCAAAAAGACTGGATGCCATACGGATGGAGCGTCTCGAACCGTGGGAATCGTCAAAACCGATAAGAATATGGCGGGTTTCGGGGTTTTCTCCCACAAGAACCAGCGGGATGGAATGGATTCGGGAAACGAGTTTTCTCGCCACACTGCCGAGGGGCAGGCGGGAAAGGCTGGAAAACCCCGTGCGGCCTGCTATCAGTCCGTTGTAGCCATCCATGCTTTCGGAGACAATGTCACGGGTGACACCTGTCTTTCTTCTCTGAATCTTGATTTGTACCTTTTCCAAGGGAAAGCCCGCTTCGATAAAGAGACTACGGATTTTTTCCATGGAGCTTGTAAAAAATCTGTTTTGCCTATGTCTCCATTCATTCATGCTTTCCTGCTGGGGATGGATCTGAGGTTCCGGATCAATATCCCAGAAGGATTCAGGCATGTCGTATTCCACAAGAAAAAGAACAATTTCGCACCGGTCACTGGGAAGAACTGCCGCTGCATAACGGGCGGCAGCAACAGAAGCATCGGAACCGTCAATGGCAATAAGGTACTTGTGTTTCATACAATCCCCCTTGCTGAAATGGTTGGGTTGTTTCGTAGGGCTGTATTCCATGTTTGCACAGGGTATGCCATGGGGATCAAAAACAGTAAGGGAGTGGAAGGTCTTTTTTTCATAAGTCTTTGATTCGGAATGATTGAACAGAGTTTTTGTTTTTCTAAACGGGAAACCACTTTATGAGATGAGTAAGGATAAGATGTCGGATTGTTGAGTTTTCCTGTTCGCAGGG from Desulfobotulus pelophilus encodes:
- a CDS encoding poly(R)-hydroxyalkanoic acid synthase subunit PhaE yields the protein MTGQHRADFSSFFPFSFPDAKLPFEFMDAMREQIIGFGEMWKTNDLTALTFYEKTSKEMDALFLSMKSQGFHGIDTQGFNAIRNLSKTLLMDPFRIPRLGLIREHQERMDTVLDRMAAFQVNLLEFLYYMGIPVEKTLQQAGKDILELIQEGNFQQLSKVYEKTVGDLEKAYHEQFHSGHYTRALANVITTLGHLKTTLKEISHEAGRYLGFPSETSMEALYMDVYTMKKEIAEIKEICSKNPVIQAETSQNG
- a CDS encoding universal stress protein, which encodes MKHKYLIAIDGSDASVAAARYAAAVLPSDRCEIVLFLVEYDMPESFWDIDPEPQIHPQQESMNEWRHRQNRFFTSSMEKIRSLFIEAGFPLEKVQIKIQRRKTGVTRDIVSESMDGYNGLIAGRTGFSSLSRLPLGSVARKLVSRIHSIPLVLVGENPETRHILIGFDDSHGSRRSIRMASSLFAGTDKQIHLRHVARSINPISGNFYPYPASMDPAELLFTDQSRIHKNKMNPALDKAVQILKERGVHAKNIDTAIIEGYMSRSLGLLDTAEKEKWGTIFVGRRGISRVQDFFIGRVGEKLIEMAKQQAVWIIG